From Theileria annulata chromosome 1, complete sequence, *** SEQUENCING IN PROGRESS ***, one genomic window encodes:
- a CDS encoding 40s ribosomal protein s16, putative: MVSNSSKSQKVQTFGRKKRAVCVALCTSGTGVVRVNGRPLDLLEPVTLRTKALESLYIVGKKRLSKLDLRLRVRGGGFTSQVYAIRQAMSKAVVAYYQKYVDEASKKKLVDELVSYDRSLLIADSRRCEPKKFGGPGARARYQKSYR; encoded by the coding sequence atGGTATCGAATTCATCTAAGAGCCAGAAGGTTCAAACATTTGGACGCAAGAAGCGCGCAGTATGTGTCGCTTTATGTACAAGCGGCACTGGGGTCGTCCGTGTGAACGGGAGACCTTTGGATTTGTTAGAGCCGGTAACTCTACGCACAAAGGCTCTGGAGTCACTTTACATAGTTGGCAAGAAGCGCTTGAGTAAGTTGGACCTGAGGCTCCGCGTCCGTGGTGGTGGGTTTACATCCCAGGTCTACGCAATTAGGCAAGCTATGTCTAAGGCAGTTGTCGCATACTATCAGAAGTATGTTGACGAGGCCTCAAAGAAGAAACTCGTTGACGAACTCGTCAGCTACGACCGTTCGCTTTTGATCGCGGATTCTCGCCGTTGCGAGCCTAAGAAGTTCGGAGGTCCTGGCGCTCGCGCACGTTACCAGAAATCTTATCGTTAA
- a CDS encoding 60S ribosomal protein l13, putative, with product MLSDVHRVKCSHRFVKPVLNQAGKKKRRRLARQRKAAASGLTPTGYLRPLVHMPTRRYNYKLRFGRGFTLQELKAAGLGKKVARSIGVSVDHRRTNKCSESLNLNVNRLKTYLSKLVLFPRKKHAKKGFAGLPSDTPREKLRTMALTKQSVKKVMPVVQEFVSEPPREVTEKDTSTNVYHKLRVARKAAKAKKSATTES from the coding sequence ATGTTATCGGATGTTCACAGGGTGAAATGTAGTCACCGCTTTGTGAAACCTGTTTTGAATCAAGCAGGCAAAAAGAAAAGAAGAAGGCTTGCACGTCAAAGGAAGGCAGCTGCTTCAGGATTAACACCCACCGGATATCTAAGGCCTCTAGTACATATGCCCACTAGGCGTTATAACTATAAGCTTAGATTTGGACGTGGTTTTACTTTACAGGAATTAAAGGCTGCTGGCTTGGGAAAGAAGGTTGCTAGAAGCATAGGAGTCTCAGTAGATCACAGAAGAACAAACAAGTGCTCAGAAAGCTTAAACCTCAATGTAAATAGACTTAAGACTTATCTCTCTAAGTTGGTCCTATTCCCAAGGAAGAAGCATGCCAAGAAGGGTTTCGCAGGACTTCCATCTGACACTCCTAGAGAAAAGTTACGTACAATGGCCCTCACAAAGCAGTCAGTTAAGAAGGTTATGCCTGTTGTCCAGGAATTCGTTTCAGAACCCCCAAGAGAAGTAACAGAGAAAGACACCAGCACCAATGTTTATCACAAGCTGCGTGTCGCAAGGAAGGCTGCAAAGGCAAAGAAGTCAGCAACAACCGaatcataa
- a CDS encoding uncharacterized protein (Contains a putative signal sequence;~Signal peptide predicted for TA19365 by SignalP 2.0 HMM (Signal peptide probability 0.954, signal anchor probability 0.000) with cleavage site probability 0.933 between residues 22 and 23) — translation MKLNIALIYVFINLSLINFCSGDNPESDSNVPDEETKVQGDEDENKLVELGDELEDDKRALENNVEEVDGADERQLKAKRSKKNTNKGLRRSKAIKKGKKPKQKKGAKRTKKSKPKKKNKKNKKSKKNKNKKSKNLKTDPPIDPENEKATEEKNDPELDAEENPVLPELDTDETSLPELTDEEILDTQLDNSLDKTKRYWDSEILEPQHVINEWLAISDGKKYDSKSAGKFPFSTDDENDYDRYYLSQKLKKSRSSHNKYASGSKFKSEEGLNTNYVMPVIIDGELLRLTHPDTREDELENMIINKKFKQNYGNQIPNQGTMPDEMESGSGSYDLQESQESYSPESMGTYSKLDPEKYESNYGETIPNEDAERSVDYENNLGTQGSGNIGDNAEMTESDMSEFVSGQEDQLNGLDSINQGDQTENDSEWPFADMDVFDEQEGDEGINTSSKKDCKKMIKEVKKSYETKLKQIKKLASR, via the exons ATGAAGCTCAATATAGCCCTTATATATGTTTTTATTAACTTATCTCTCATAAACTTTTGCTCTGGAGATAACCCAGAGAGCGACTCGAATGTTCCAG ATGAAGAAACCAAAGTTCAGGGAGATGAGGATGAAAACAAGTTGGTCGAATTGGGGGATGAATTAGAAGATGACAAAAGG GCACTTGAAAACAATGTTGAAGAAGTTGATGGAGCGGATGAACGCCAATTAAAAGCGAAACGAAGTAAGAAAAATACAAACAAGGGTTTGAGGAGGAGTAAAGCCATCAAAAAAGGGAAAAAACCGAAACAAAAGAAAGGAGCTAAACGAACAAAAAAGTCAAAACCAAAAAAGAAGAACAAGAAAAATAAGAAAAGCaagaaaaacaaaaataaaaaaagCAAAAATTTAAAGACCGATCCACCTATAGATCCTGAAAATGAGAAAGCAACTGAAGAAAAGAATGATCCAGAGTTAGATGCGGAGGAAAACCCCGTGTTACCAGAGTTAGATACCGATGAAACCTCCTTACCAGAATTAACTGATGAGGAAATTTTAGATACGCAACTTGATAACTCACTAGATAAAACTAAGCGGTACTGGGACTCAGAAATTCTTGAGCCTCAACACGTGATAAACGAGTGGCTTGCAATTTCTGACGGGAAGAAGTACGACTCTAAATCTGCAGGGAAATTCCCCTTCTCAActgatgatgaaaatgattATGACCGATACTATTTGTCTCAGAAGTTGAAGAAATCAAGGAGCTCACACAACAAATATGCTTCTGGATCTAAGTTCAAGTCTGAGGAAGGACTGAATACGAATTACGTGATGCCTGTGATTATAGATGGCGAATTACTCAGATTGACACATCCAGACACCAGAGAGGATGAGTTGgaaaatatgataataaataaaaaatttaagCAAAATTACGGAAATCAGATACCAAACCAAGGCACAATGCCTGATGAAATGGAATCTGGTAGTGGAAGTTATGACTTACAAGAGTCTCAGGAATCATATTCTCCTGAATCTATGGGAACGTACTCAAAATTAGATCctgaaaaatatgaaagTAATTACGGAGAAACGATTCCAAATGAGGATGCCGAAAGATCAGTTGATTACGAGAATAATTTAGGAACTCAGGGGTCTGGAAATATAGGGGATAATGCGGAAATGACTGAGTCAGATATGTCAGAGTTCGTAAGTGGACAGGAAGACCAATTGAATGGTCTTGATAGTATAAACCAAGGGGATCAAACTGAAAATGATTCAGAGTGGCCCTTTGCAGATATGGACGTGTTTGATGAACAAGAAGGTGATGAGGGTATAAATACTTCATCTAAAAAGGATTGTaagaaaatgataaaagAAGTTAAAAAAAGTTACGAAACAAAGCTTAAACAAATCAAGAAGTTAGCTTCTCGTTAG
- a CDS encoding GTP-binding protein, putative (Several FATSA hits to possible GTP-binding proteins): protein MRLSHKLFNLIWRDLLSILMIQEIAFSKTLFSKNVTSNPIYVSETIDKAPLTKIPQIAFVGYSNVGKSSLINSILYGADIPLFARNIVSNSKMLKNPKFAPGRTRHLFTFDLGNNISLVDLPGYGCAKVSDVSLLINKSGRKLEMSGLCFLYRIFSLVDSIKGPVKEDFKLWSMLNEMEIPFQVVLTKCDRLKTTKFSTNTYTPLLQPDFWE, encoded by the exons ATGAGATTGTCACACAAACTCTTT AACCTTATTTGGCGAGACCTTTTGTCAATATTAATGATCCAAGAA aTCGCATTTTCAAAAACATTGTTTTCAAAAAACGTAACATCGAATCCTATATACGTCTCTGAAACCATAGATAAGGCTCCATTAACGAAGATTCCACAG ATTGCCTTTGTTGGTTACTCAAACGTTGGAAAGTCGAGCCTAATTAACTCTATTCTTTACGGAGCTGATATTCCCCTCTTTGCAAGAAACATA GTTTCTAACTCTAAAATGCTGAAGAACCCCAAATTTGCACCT GGGAGAACAAGACATTTGTTTACATTTGACCTGGGGAACAATATTTCCCTTGTGGATCTGCCTGGATATGGATGTGCCAAAGTTTCAGATGTAAGTCTATTGATTAATAAGAGTGGTAGGAAGTTAGAAATGAGTGGTCTCTGCTT CTTGTATCGTATTTTCTCGCTGGTTGATTCAATAAAGGGGCCCGTAAAGGAAGATTTTAAGCTTTGGAGCATGTTGAACGAAATGGAAATACCCTTTCAGGTAGTACTCACTAAATGTGACCGTTTGAAG ACTACGAAATTTTCGACCAATACGTATACGCCACTTCTGCAACCAGACTTTTGGGAATAA
- a CDS encoding ATP synthase gamma chain, mitochondrial precursor, putative, with amino-acid sequence MSYFFKGLSSLRPISNSYFNYNRLGLNDLNCIQTRGFGSGDIQAVAARIKSVKSIQKITKAMKMVAASKLRADQRRLEIGRPFSQPSQDVLNLLPISTTETGHKDTALVIMASDKGLCGGINSSVAKATRNLLQNVDSQSSAYSLYVIGEKARSALQRNYQKMFKNVFTELTKTPFNYAKAAYIAELLRNGNHDNIKIIYNHFKSVISYETQVLDVLTWKQYSLMNKRELNVFETEPDIGKFYPDFYEFYLTSCIYGCMLDSLASEQSARMSAMDNASSNATDMLSKLTLKYNRARQSKITLELIEIISGANAL; translated from the exons ATGTCTTACTTTTTTAAGGGACTTTCCTCTCTAAGGCCAATTTCCAACTCCTATTTCAACTACAACAGACTTGGCCTTAATGACTTGAACTGTATACAGACCCGTGGTTTTGGAAGCGGTGACATCCAGGCGGTCGCAGCAAGGATTAAATCAGTGAAATCCATTCAAAAG ATTACTAAGGCAATGAAGATGGTTGCAGCCTCAAAACTTAGAGCAGATCAGAGAAGACTTGAAATAGGGAGACCTTTTTCTCAACCTTCTCAG GATGTGTTGAACTTGCTACCAATCTCAACTACAGAAACGGGCCATAAAGACACAGCCTTGGTCATAATGGCTTCAG aCAAGGGTTTGTGCGGAGGTATTAACTCCTCGGTTGCGAAAGCTACCCGAAATCTACTTCAAAACGTTGACTCACAGTCTTCAGCATACTCTTTGTATGTTATCGGAGAGAAGGCTAGGAGCGCTCTCCAGAGAAACTACCAAAAAATGTTCAAAAACGTATTCACTGAACTTACAAAGACGCCATTTAACTACGCAAAAGCAGCGTACATTGCAGAGCTTCTTCGCAAC GGGAACCATGacaatataaaaattatttataaccATTTCAAATCAGTAATAAGCTACGAAACTCAAGTGTTGGATGTATTAACTTGGAAACAATACTCATTG ATGAATAAACGGGAATTGAACGTTTTTGAGACTGAGCCGGACATTGGGAAATTCTACCCTGATTTTTACGAGTTCTACTTGACTTCTTGCATCTACGGTTGTATGCTAGACTCCCTCGCATCAGAGCAGTCTGCAAGAATGTCTGCTATGGATAACGCATCCTCAAACGCCACTGATATGCTCAGTAAACTAACCCTAAAGTATAACAGAGCCAGACAATCCAAGATAACTCTGGAACTAATAGAAATCATCTCGGGAGCCAACGCTCTTTAA